Proteins encoded in a region of the Trypanosoma brucei brucei TREU927 chromosome 5, complete sequence genome:
- a CDS encoding oligosaccharyl transferase subunit, putative (similar to Oligosaccharyl transferase STT3 subunit homolog (B5) (Integral membrane protein 1). (Swiss-Prot:P46978) [Mus musculus;]), translating to MTKGGKVAVTKGSAQSDGAGEGGMSKAKSSTTFVATGGGSLPAWALKAVSTIVSAVILIYSVHRAYDIRLTSVRLYGELIHEFDPWFNYRATQYLSDNGWRAFFQWYDYMSWYPLGRPVGTTIFPGMQLTGVAIHRVLEMLGRGMSINNICVYIPAWFGSIATVLAALIAYESSNSLSVMAFTAYFFSIVPAHLMRSMAGEFDNECVAMAAMLLTFYMWVRSLRSSSSWPIGALAGVAYGYMVSTWGGYIFVLNMVAFHASVCVLLDWARGIYSVSLLRAYSLFFVIGTALAICVPPVEWTPFRSLEQLTALFVFVFMWALHYSEYLRERARAPIHSSKALQIRARIFMGTLSLLLIVASLLAPFGFFKPTAYRVRALFVKHTRTGNPLVDSVAEHRPTTAGAYLRYFHVCYPLWGCGGLSMLVFMKKDRWRAIVFLASLSTVTMYFSARMSRLLLLAGPAATACAGMFIGGLFDLALSQFGDLHSPKDASGDSDPAGGSKRAKGKVVNEPSKRAIFSHRWFQRLVQSLPVPLRRGIAVVVLVCLFANPMRHSFEKSCEKMAHALSSPRIIAVTDLPNGERVLADDYYVSYLWLRNNTPEDARILSWWDYGYQITGIGNRTTLADGNTWSHKHIATIGKMLTSPVKESHALIRHLADYVLIWAGEDRGDLLKSPHMARIGNSVYRDMCSEDDPRCRQFGFEGGDLNKPTPMMQRSLLYNLHRFGTDGGKTQLDKNMFQLAYVSKYGLVKIYKVVNVSEESKAWVADPKNRVCDPPGSWICAGQYPPAKEIQDMLAKRFHYE from the coding sequence ATGACGAAAGGTGGGAAAGTAGCTGTGACTAAGGGCTCAGCACAGAGTGATGGTGCTGGTGAGGGAGGGATGAGTAAGGCCAAGTCATCCACTACGTTCGTCGCCACTGGCGGTGGTTCTTTGCCTGCCTGGGCGCTAAAGGCTGTAAGCACGATTGTGAGTGCAGTGATTCTTATATACTCTGTCCATCGTGCTTACGATATACGACTTACTTCTGTCCGTCTTTATGGTGAGCTTATTCACGAGTTCGACCCTTGGTTCAATTACCGTGCAACGCAGTACCTCAGCGACAACGGGTGGCGTGCTTTTTTCCAATGGTACGACTACATGAGCTGGTACCCGCTTGGCCGACCGGTGGGCACAACCATCTTCCCCGGAATGCAGCTTACCGGTGTAGCCATTCATCGTGTGCTGGAAATGCTCGGGCGAGGTATGTCCATCAACAATATCTGTGTGTACATTCCTGCATGGTTCGGTAGTATTGCCACTGTGTTGGCTGCTCTCATTGCGTACGAATCATCTAATTCGCTCAGTGTCATGGCGTTTACTGCGtactttttttccatcgTACCTGCACACCTGATGCGATCAATGGCTGGTGAATTTGACAATGAGTGTGTTGCAATGGCGGCGATGCTTCTGACGTTCTACATGTGGGTACGATCGTTACGCAGCTCAAGTTCGTGGCCCATTGGCGCTTTAGCTGGTGTGGCATACGGGTACATGGTGTCCACGTGGGGTGGTTATATTTTCGTGCTGAACATGGTAGCCTTCCACGCTTCTGTATGTGTACTGCTTGATTGGGCTCGTGGGATATACAGCGTCAGTTTGCTGAGGGCGTATTCACTGTTTTTTGTCATTGGCACTGCCCTTGCGATTTGCGTACCGCCAGTGGAGTGGACGCCCTTCCGGTCGCTGGAGCAACTGACAGCATTGTTTGTCTTCGTTTTCATGTGGGCACTCCACTACTCGGAATACCTGCGTGAGCGTGCCCGAGCGCCCATTCACTCTTCTAAAGCACTTCAGATCCGTGCCCGCATTTTCATGGGCACCCTCTCCTTGCTGTTGATTGTGGCAAGTTTGCTTGCCCCGTTCGGATTCTTCAAACCTACAGCGTACCGCGTCCGTGCGTTGTTCGTGAAACATACGCGTACCGGAAATCCCCTCGTGGATTCTGTGGCTGAGCATCGGCCGACGACTGCCGGGGCGTATCTGCGCTACTTTCATGTTTGTTACCCTCTTTGGGGGTGCGGTGGGCTCTCTATGTTGGTATTCATGAAAAAGGACCGCTGGCGCgccattgtttttcttgcttcACTTTCCACTGTTACGATGTATTTCAGCGCCCGTATGTCGCGATTACTTCTGTTAGCGGGTCCCGCAGCAACGGCTTGCGCCGGCATGTTCATAGGGGGGCTTTTTGATCTGGCGCTGTCACAGTTTGGTGATTTGCATAGCCCAAAAGATGCCTCCGGCGATTCCGATCCCGCGGGAGGGTCGAAGCGGGCAAAGGGCAAAGTTGTTAATGAGCCTTCCAAAAGAGCCATCTTTAGTCACCGCTGGTTTCAACGTTTAGTGCAATCGTTGCCCGTCCCGCTACGACGTGGTATCGCGGTTGTGGTGCTCGTATGTCTCTTCGCCAATCCCATGAGACACTCATTCGAAAAGTCCTGCGAGAAAATGGCACATGCACTTTCATCTCCAAGGATCATTGCCGTGACTGATCTACCCAATGGAGAGAGAGTCCTCGCCGATGATTACTACGTGTCGTACTTGTGGCTGCGAAACAATACGCCTGAAGATGCCCGTATTCTCTCATGGTGGGACTACGGGTATCAAATCACTGGAATTGGCAATCGCACAACCCTTGCGGACGGTAACACATGGAGTCACAAGCACATAGCAACTATTGGGAAGATGCTTACATCCCCTGTGAAGGAGTCACATGCTCTTATACGCCATCTCGCTGATTATGTGCTGATATGGGCCGGTGAGGATCGGGGCGATTTACTTAAATCGCCACACATGGCTCGGATAGGCAACAGTGTATATCGCGATATGTGTTCAGAAGACGATCCTAGATGCAGGCAGTTCGGCTTTGAGGGAGGTGACCTCAATAAGCCTACGCCTATGATGCAGCGGTCCCTATTATACAATCTGCACAGGTTTGGTACGGATGGCGGGAAGACACAACTGGATAAGAACATGTTTCAGCTCGCCTACGTGTCAAAGTATGGTTTGGTGAAGATCTACAAGGTGGTGAATGTGAGTGAAGAGAGCAAGGCGTGGGTCGCAGACCCAAAGAACCGCGTATGCGACCCGCCCGGATCTTGGATATGCGCCGGCCAGTACCCGCCAGCGAAGGAGATCCAAGACATGTTAGCGAAGCGGTTCCATTACGAATGA
- a CDS encoding oligosaccharyl transferase subunit, putative (similar to Oligosaccharyl transferase STT3 subunit homolog (B5) (Integralmembrane protein 1). (Swiss-Prot:P46978) [Mus musculus]), giving the protein MTKGGKVAVTKGSAQSDGAGEGGMSKAKSSTTFVATGGGSLPAWALKAVSTVVSAVILIYSVHRAYDIRLTSVRLYGELIHEFDPWFNYRATQYLSDNGWRAFFQWYDYMSWYPLGRPVGTTIFPGMQLTGVAIHRVLEMLGRGMSINNICVYIPAWFGSIATVLAALIAYESSNSLSVMAFTAYFFSIVPAHLMRSMAGEFDNECVAMAAMLLTFYMWVRSLRSSSSWPIGALAGVAYGYMVSTWGGYIFVLNMVAFHASVCVLLDWARGTYSVSLLRAYSLFFVIGTALAICVPPVEWTPFRSLEQLTALFVFVFMWALHYSEYLRERARAPIHSSKALQIRARIFMGTLSLLLIVAIYLFSTGYFRPFSSRVRALFVKHTRTGNPLVDSVAEHHPASNDDFFGYLHVCYNGWIIGFFFMSVSCFFHCTPGMSFLLLYSILAYYFSLKMSRLLLLSAPVASILTGYVVGSIVDLAADCFAASGTEHADSKEHQGKARGKGQKEQITVECGCHNPFYKLWCNSFSSRLVVGKFFVVVVLSICGPTFLGSNFRIYSEQFADSMSSPQIIMRATVGGRRVILDDYYVSYLWLRNNTPEDARILSWWDYGYQITGIGNRTTLADGNTWNHEHIATIGKMLTSPVKESHALIRHLADYVLIWAGYDGSDLLKSPHMARIGNSVYRDICSEDDPLCTQFGFYSGDFSKPTPMMQRSLLYNLHRFGTDGGKTQLDKNMFQLAYVSKYGLVKIYKVMNVSEESKAWVADPKNRKCDAPGSWICTGQYPPAKEIQDMLAKRIDYEQLEDFNRRNRSDAYYRAYMRQMG; this is encoded by the coding sequence ATGACGAAAGGTGGGAAAGTAGCTGTGACTAAGGGCTCAGCACAGAGTGATGGTGCTGGTGAGGGAGGGATGAGTAAGGCCAAGTCATCCACTACGTTCGTCGCCACTGGCGGTGGTTCTTTGCCTGCCTGGGCGCTAAAGGCTGTAAGCACGGTTGTGAGTGCAGTGATTCTTATATACTCTGTCCATCGTGCTTACGATATACGACTTACTTCTGTCCGTCTTTATGGTGAGCTTATTCACGAGTTCGACCCTTGGTTCAATTACCGTGCAACGCAGTACCTCAGCGACAACGGGTGGCGTGCTTTTTTCCAATGGTACGACTACATGAGCTGGTACCCGCTTGGCCGACCGGTGGGCACAACCATCTTCCCCGGAATGCAGCTTACCGGTGTAGCCATTCATCGTGTGCTGGAAATGCTCGGGCGAGGTATGTCCATCAACAATATCTGTGTGTACATTCCTGCATGGTTCGGTAGTATTGCCACTGTGTTGGCTGCTCTCATTGCGTACGAATCATCTAATTCGCTCAGTGTCATGGCGTTTACTGCGtactttttttccatcgTACCTGCACACCTGATGCGATCAATGGCTGGTGAATTTGACAATGAGTGTGTTGCAATGGCGGCGATGCTTCTGACGTTCTACATGTGGGTACGATCGTTACGCAGCTCAAGTTCGTGGCCCATTGGCGCTTTAGCTGGTGTGGCATACGGGTACATGGTGTCCACGTGGGGTGGTTATATTTTCGTGCTGAACATGGTAGCCTTCCACGCTTCTGTATGTGTACTGCTTGATTGGGCTCGTGGGACATACAGCGTCAGTTTGCTGAGGGCGTATTCACTGTTTTTTGTCATTGGCACTGCCCTTGCGATTTGCGTACCACCAGTGGAGTGGACGCCCTTCCGGTCGCTGGAGCAACTGACAGCATTGTTTGTCTTCGTTTTCATGTGGGCACTCCACTACTCGGAATACCTGCGTGAGCGTGCCCGAGCGCCCATTCACTCTTCTAAAGCACTTCAGATCCGTGCCCGCATTTTCATGGGCACCCTCTCCTTGCTGTTGATTGTAGCTATCTACCTATTTTCGACAGGATACTTCAGGCCGTTTTCTTCTCGTGTCCGTGCGTTGTTCGTGAAACATACGCGTACCGGAAATCCCCTCGTGGATTCTGTGGCTGAGCACCATCCGGCGTCGAATGATGATTTCTTTGGTTACCTTCATGTATGTTACAACGGCTGGATAATTGGCTTTTTCTTCATGTCCGTGTCGTGCTTTTTCCATTGTACACCGGGAATGTCGTTCCTGCTGTTGTACTCTATACTTGCGTACTACTTCTCTCTCAAGATGAGTCGTCTGCTGTTACTTTCTGCACCTGTGGCTTCCATACTCACTGGCTATGTTGTGGGATCTATTGTTGACCTCGCAGCAGATTGTTTCGCCGCTTCCGGAACAGAGCACGCCGACAGTAAGGAGCATCAAGGGAAAGCCCGTGGTAAGGGACAGAAGGAACAAATCACTGTCGAGTGTGGGTGCCATAATCCCTTCTACAAATTATGGTGcaattcattttcctcccgcCTGGTAGTTGGTAagttttttgtcgttgttgtccTTTCCATCTGTGGACCCACATTTCTTGGGTCTAACTTCCGGATATATTCTGAGCAATTCGCAGACAGCATGTCGAGCCCCCAGATTATAATGAGGGCAACTGTCGGTGGACGACGAGTTATCTTGGATGATTACTACGTGTCGTACTTGTGGCTGCGAAACAATACGCCTGAAGATGCCCGTATTCTCTCATGGTGGGACTACGGGTATCAAATCACTGGAATTGGCAATCGCACAACCCTTGCGGATGGTAACACATGGAATCACGAGCACATAGCAACTATTGGGAAGATGCTTACATCCCCTGTGAAGGAGTCACATGCTCTTATACGCCATCTCGCTGATTATGTGCTGATATGGGCCGGTTATGATGGCAGCGATTTACTTAAATCGCCACACATGGCTCGGATAGGCAACAGTGTATATCGCGATATATGCTCAGAGGATGATCCGCTGTGTACGCAGTTCGGGTTTTATAGTGGTGACTTCAGTAAACCTACGCCTATGATGCAGCGGTCCCTATTATACAATCTGCACAGGTTTGGTACGGATGGCGGGAAGACACAACTGGATAAGAACATGTTTCAGCTCGCCTACGTGTCAAAGTATGGTTTGGTGAAGATCTACAAGGTGATGAATGTGAGTGAAGAGAGCAAGGCGTGGGTTGCAGACCCAAAGAACCGTAAGTGCGATGCACCTGGATCTTGGATATGCACCGGCCAGTACCCGCCAGCGAAGGAGATCCAAGACATGTTAGCGAAGAGGATTGACTACGAACAACTCGAGGATTTCAACCGCCGCAATCGAAGTGACGCTTATTATCGTGCGTATATGCGTCAGATGGGTTAG
- a CDS encoding oligosaccharyl transferase subunit, putative (similar to Oligosaccharyl transferase STT3 subunit homolog (B5) (Integralmembrane protein 1). (Swiss-Prot:P46978) [Mus musculus]) — MTKGGKVAVTKGSAQSDGAGEGGMSKAKSSTTFVATGGGSLPAWALKAVSTVVSAVILIYSVHRAYDIRLTSVRLYGELIHEFDPWFNYRATQYLSDNGWRAFFQWYDYMSWYPLGRPVGTTIFPGMQLTGVAIHRVLEMLGRGMSINNICVYIPAWFGSIATVLAALIAYESSNSLSVMAFTAYFFSIVPAHLMRSMAGEFDNECVAMAAMLLTFYMWVRSLRSSSSWPIGALAGVAYGYMVSTWGGYIFVLNMVAFHASVCVLLDWARGTYSVSLLRAYSLFFVIGTALAICVPPVEWTPFRSLEQLTALFVFVFMWALHYSEYLRERARAPIHSSKALQIRARIFMGTLSLLLIVAIYLFSTGYFRSFSSRVRALFVKHTRTGNPLVDSVAEHRPTTAGAFLRHLHVCYNGWIIGFFFMSVSCFFHCTPGMSFLLLYSILAYYFSLKMSRLLLLSAPVASILTGYVVGSIVDLAADCFAASGTEHADSKEHQGKARGKGQKRQITVECGCHNPFYKLWCNSFSSRLVVGKFFVVVVLSICGPTFLGSEFRAHCERFSVSVANPRIISSIRHSGKLVLADDYYVSYLWLRNNTPEDARILSWWDYGYQITGIGNRTTLADGNTWNHEHIATIGKMLTSPVKESHALIRHLADYVLIWAGEDRGDLRKSRHMARIGNSVYRDMCSEDDPLCTQFGFYSGDFNKPTPMMQRSLLYNLHRFGTDGGKTQLDKNMFQLAYVSKYGLVKIYKVMNVSEESKAWVADPKNRKCDAPGSWICAGQYPPAKEIQDMLAKRIDYEQLEDFNRRNRSDAYYRAYMRQMG; from the coding sequence ATGACGAAAGGTGGGAAAGTAGCTGTGACTAAGGGCTCAGCACAGAGTGATGGTGCTGGTGAGGGAGGGATGAGTAAGGCCAAGTCATCCACTACGTTCGTCGCCACTGGCGGTGGTTCTTTGCCTGCCTGGGCGCTAAAGGCTGTAAGCACGGTTGTGAGTGCAGTGATTCTTATATACTCTGTCCATCGTGCTTACGATATACGACTTACTTCTGTCCGTCTTTATGGTGAGCTTATTCACGAGTTCGACCCTTGGTTCAATTACCGTGCAACGCAGTACCTCAGCGACAACGGGTGGCGTGCTTTTTTCCAATGGTACGACTACATGAGCTGGTACCCGCTTGGCCGACCGGTGGGCACAACCATCTTCCCCGGAATGCAGCTTACCGGTGTAGCCATTCATCGTGTGCTGGAAATGCTCGGGCGAGGTATGTCCATCAACAATATCTGTGTGTACATTCCTGCATGGTTCGGTAGTATTGCCACTGTGTTGGCTGCTCTCATTGCGTACGAGTCATCTAATTCGCTCAGTGTCATGGCGTTTACTGCGtactttttttccatcgTACCTGCACACCTGATGCGATCAATGGCTGGTGAATTTGACAATGAGTGTGTTGCAATGGCGGCGATGCTTCTGACGTTCTACATGTGGGTACGATCGTTACGCAGCTCAAGTTCGTGGCCCATTGGCGCTTTAGCTGGTGTGGCATACGGGTACATGGTGTCCACGTGGGGTGGTTATATTTTCGTGCTGAACATGGTAGCCTTCCACGCTTCTGTATGTGTACTGCTTGATTGGGCTCGTGGGACATACAGCGTCAGTTTGCTGAGGGCGTATTCACTGTTTTTTGTCATTGGCACTGCCCTTGCGATTTGCGTACCACCAGTGGAGTGGACGCCCTTCCGGTCGCTGGAGCAACTGACAGCATTGTTTGTCTTCGTTTTCATGTGGGCACTCCACTACTCGGAATACCTGCGTGAGCGTGCCCGAGCGCCCATTCACTCTTCTAAAGCACTTCAGATCCGTGCCCGCATTTTCATGGGCACCCTCTCCTTGCTGTTGATTGTGGCTATCTACCTATTTTCGACAGGATACTTCAGGTCGTTTTCTTCTCGTGTCCGTGCGTTGTTCGTGAAACATACGCGTACCGGAAATCCCCTCGTGGATTCTGTGGCTGAGCATCGGCCGACGACTGCCGGGGCCTTCCTACGTCATCTTCATGTGTGTTACAACGGCTGGATAATTGGCTTTTTCTTCATGTCCGTGTCGTGCTTTTTCCATTGTACACCGGGAATGTCGTTCCTGCTGTTGTACTCTATACTTGCGTACTACTTCTCTCTCAAGATGAGTCGTCTGCTGTTACTTTCTGCACCTGTGGCTTCCATACTCACTGGCTATGTTGTGGGATCTATTGTTGACCTCGCAGCAGATTGTTTCGCCGCTTCCGGAACAGAGCACGCCGACAGTAAGGAGCATCAAGGGAAAGCCCGTGGTAAGGGACAAAAGAGACAAATCACTGTCGAGTGTGGGTGCCATAATCCCTTCTACAAATTATGGTGcaattcattttcctcccgcCTGGTAGTTGGTAagttttttgtcgttgttgtccTTTCCATCTGTGGACCCACATTTCTTGGGTCTGAGTTTAGGGCTCATTGCGAACGTTTCTCCGTAAGTGTTGCTAATCCGCGTATTATATCGAGTATTAGGCACTCCGGTAAGTTGGTTCTTGCCGATGATTACTACGTGTCGTACTTGTGGCTGCGAAACAATACGCCTGAAGATGCCCGTATTCTCTCATGGTGGGACTACGGGTATCAAATCACTGGAATTGGCAATCGCACAACCCTTGCGGACGGTAACACATGGAATCACGAGCACATAGCAACTATTGGGAAGATGCTTACATCCCCTGTGAAGGAGTCACATGCTCTTATACGCCATCTCGCTGATTATGTGCTGATATGGGCCGGTGAGGATCGGGGCGATTTACGTAAGTCACGGCATATGGCTCGGATAGGCAACAGTGTATATCGCGATATGTGTTCAGAAGACGATCCGCTGTGTACGCAGTTCGGGTTTTATAGTGGTGACTTCAATAAACCTACGCCTATGATGCAGCGGTCCCTATTATACAATCTGCACAGGTTTGGTACGGATGGCGGGAAGACACAACTGGATAAGAACATGTTTCAGCTCGCCTACGTGTCAAAGTATGGTTTGGTGAAGATCTACAAGGTGATGAATGTGAGTGAAGAGAGCAAGGCGTGGGTTGCAGACCCAAAGAACCGTAAGTGCGATGCACCTGGATCTTGGATATGCGCCGGCCAGTACCCGCCAGCGAAGGAGATCCAAGACATGTTAGCGAAGAGGATTGACTACGAACAACTCGAGGATTTCAATCGCCGCAATCGAAGTGACGCTTATTATCGTGCGTATATGCGTCAGATGGGTTAG
- a CDS encoding hypothetical protein, conserved (similar to similar to Heat shock protein 67B2. (Swiss-Prot:P22978) [Drosophila melanogaster]): MSRLIRICVLFSLPVHLPLFSFYRIFSPFSFFGEVAYSGEVSFPSLFDYTSSILPMLRFLHRPLTALGTQNKSYRRFVSQRHGKGRLLEKEVEETRQAPDSVTSADLLREVKRTRDEVQLLATSAEGLAATRDGGGRESDWAEPSLKDLDRSIPQVDCSFIAELVRSRNRQLKDFLQRKAKLEEKVALLTRRQAGSVKESVGYPVLSAFRARMSDANATASSTEGDTAVAVAPEVLAELTDEERDLLLCSRPDYGDDFVLLDCRTVNEVTSWGIIEGAKVLPAHEMFEAFHLTPEEFEVEFGFTKPRPEQKIICYCQYGPRSLMAAQVLSWMGYTKVLHFRDGYYEWGKQYNLLLRRWMLHDKESGNEVRRQVAFQAGLELQREIAPEFNELPMQEAARYKIDTTRSRGTILVGEGLRDEAYNQVKALVDGMEPPLLPGVLDAEDQVTNSGGTVGRCEHDLQRFLHEATGMDAHEDGAQPLSLAEAQEKAMHSFAQRDDNNRSR, from the coding sequence ATGTCACGTCTTATCCGCATTTGTGTTCTTTTCTCGTTACCTGTACACCTacctttattttcattttatcgcatcttttcccccttctctttttttggagAAGTAGCTTATAGCGGGGAggtctcttttccttccttattCGATTACACTTCTTCCATTCTCCCGATGCTTCGGTTTCTCCACCGCCCGCTAACAGCACTGGGAACCCAAAACAAGTCGTATCGCCGATTTGTCTCACAACGCCATGGAAAGGGCCGGCTGTTGGAaaaggaagtggaggagacGAGACAAGCACCGGACTCTGTCACTTCCGCTGACCTTCTAAGGGAGGTGAAAAGGACGCGGGATGAGGTGCAGCTTTTGGCGACATCTGCGGAGGGACTGGCAGCCACGCGTGATGGCGGTGGCCGCGAGAGCGACTGGGCTGAACCTTCTTTGAAGGATCTCGACAGATCCATACCGCAGGTCGACTGCTCCTTCATTGCCGAGCTTGTTCGCTCCCGCAACCGACAGTTGAAGGATTTCTTACAGAGGAAAGCGAAATTGGAAGAAAAGGTGGCGTTGTTGACGAGGCGGCAGGCTGGTTCCGTCAAGGAGTCTGTGGGGTACCCCGTCCTAAGCGCATTTCGTGCAAGAATGAGTGACGCCAACGCGACGGCGAGCTCTACTGAAGGCGACACGGCTGTTGCCGTCGCCCCAGAAGTGCTTGCGGAACTGACGGACGAGGAGCGTGATTTGCTGTTGTGCTCGCGTCCGGACTATGGCGATGACTTTGTACTTCTCGACTGCCGCACTGTTAACGAGGTGACATCATGGGGAATTATTGAGGGCGCGAAGGTGCTTCCTGCGCATGAGATGTTTGAGGCGTTTCACCTCACACCAGAAGAGTTTGAAGTGGAGTTTGGATTTACCAAGCCGCGACCAGAACAGAAGATTATATGCTATTGCCAGTATGGGCCGCGGTCCCTGATGGCAGCACAGGTCCTCAGTTGGATGGGGTACACGAAGGTTCTTCACTTTCGTGACGGCTACTACGAGTGGGGGAAGCAATACAACTTGTTGCTTCGCCGTTGGATGCTACACGACAAGGAATCTGGTAACGAGGTGAGGCGTCAAGTAGCGTTTCAAGCGGGCCTTGAACTGCAGCGAGAGATCGCTCCGGAGTTCAACGAACTTCCCATGCAGGAGGCGGCTCGGTACAAGATTGACACGACCCGCAGTCGGGGTACAATACTTGTTGGTGAGGGATTGCGGGACGAGGCGTACAACCAAGTAAAGGCGCTGGTGGATGGAATGGAGCCGCCGCTACTGCCAGGAGTTCTGGACGCTGAGGATCAAGTGACCAACTCAGGCGGCACCGTGGGCAGATGCGAGCATGATCTCCAGCGGTTCCTTCATGAGGCAACCGGAATGGACGCCCACGAAGACGGCGCACAACCATTAAGTCTGGCCGAAGCACAGGAGAAGGCCATGCACTCCTTCGCGCAGCGGGACGACAACAATCGTTCACGTTAG